Genomic window (Streptomyces cadmiisoli):
CGACGGCCTCGATACGGGCCAGGTGGGCCTCGGTGACCTCGACGGCCGTGAGCTCGCCGGAGGCGATCTTCGCGGCGGTCTCGGCCGCGGTGAGCTTGATGATTGCGTCCGTCATGCGGATTACTCCTCCCCCAGGATCTGCGGCACCTTGAAACGCTGCTGCTCCTGGGCCGGGGCGCCGGACAGCGCCTGCTCGGGGGTGAGCGACGGGCGGACCTCGTCCGGGCGCATGACGTTCGTCAGCGGGAGCGGGTGCGAGGTCGGCGGTACGTCTTGGTCGGCGACCTCGCTGACGCGGGCCACCGCGCCGATGATGTCGTCCAGCTGGCCTGCGAAGTGGTCGACCTCTTCGGGCTTCAGCTCCAGACGCGCCAGCCGGGCGAGGTGGGCGACCTCCTCGCGCGTGATGCC
Coding sequences:
- the gatC gene encoding Asp-tRNA(Asn)/Glu-tRNA(Gln) amidotransferase subunit GatC: MPGITREEVAHLARLARLELKPEEVDHFAGQLDDIIGAVARVSEVADQDVPPTSHPLPLTNVMRPDEVRPSLTPEQALSGAPAQEQQRFKVPQILGEE